The Equus quagga isolate Etosha38 chromosome 2, UCLA_HA_Equagga_1.0, whole genome shotgun sequence genome has a window encoding:
- the TSNAX gene encoding translin-associated protein X — MSNKEGSGGFRKRKHDNFPHNQRREGKDVNSSSPVMLAFKSFQQELDARHDKYERLVKLSRDITVESKRTIFLLHRITSAPDMEEILTESEIKLDGVRQKILQVAQELSGEDMHQFHRAITTGLQEYVEAVSFQHFIKTRSLISMDEINKQLIFTTEDNGKENKTSCSDAQDKQFGTWRLKITPVDYLLGVADLTGELMRMCINSVGNGDIDTPFEVSQFLRHVYDGFSFIGNTGPYEVSKKLYTLKQSLAKVENACYALKVRGSEIPKHMLADVFSVKTEMIDQEEGIS; from the exons ATGAGCAACAAAGAAG GATCAGGAGGGTTCAGGAAAAGGAAGCATGACAATTTCCCACATaaccagagaagagaagggaaggatgtTAATTCATCTTCGCCTGTGATGTTGGCCTTCAAAT CGTTTCAGCAGGAACTTGATGCGAGACATGACAAATACGAGAGACTTGTGAAACTTAGTCGGGATATAactgttgaaagtaaaagaaccATTTTTCTCCTCCATAGGATTACAAG TGCTCCTGATATGGAAGAAATATTGACTGAATCAGAAATTAAATTGGATGGTGTCAGACAAAAGATATTGCAGGTAGCCCAGGAGCTCTCAGGAGAAGACATGCATCAGTTCCATAGAGCCATTACTACAG gacTGCAGGAATATGTGGAGGCTGTCTCTTTTCAACACTTCATCAAAACACGATCACTTATCAGTATGGATGAGATTAATAAACAATTGATATTTACAACAGAAgacaatgggaaagaaaataagact tccTGCTCTGATGCACAGGATAAGCAGTTTGGTACTTGGAGACTGAAAATCACACCTGTTGATTACCTTCTGGGAGTGGCTGATTTAACTGGAGAGTTGATGCGGATGTGTATTAACAGTGTGGGGAATGGAGACATTGACACCCCTTTTGAAGTGAGCCAGTTTTTACGTCACGTTTATGATGGGTTTTCATTCATTGGCAATACTGGACCTTATGAGGTTTCTAAGAAGCTGTATACCTTGAAACAAAGTCTGGCCAAAGTGGAGAATGCTTGTTATGCCTTGAAAGTCAGAGGTTCAGAAATTCCAAAACATATGCTGGCAGATGTCTTTTCAGTTAAAACAGAAATGATTGATCAAGAAGAGGGCATTTCTTAG